The following is a genomic window from Gemmatimonadetes bacterium SCN 70-22.
GACGGGCGTCATGAGCGGCGCCGGCGTCCTGTGGATCCCGGCGGGCCTGCTGCTCGGCGCGCTCGCCATGCTCGGGCTCTCGGTGCGTCAGCTCAGCCGGGAGGACCGCGCGCGCGCGCGTGGCCTCGAGGCCGCATTCCGGCGCCCCGACGTGCGGGAGGGCGCGCCCCATGCGTGACCCCATGACCTGGGTGCTCGGGCTCGGCCTGCTCTGGGTCGGGGGCTGTGTCGTCGTCGGCGCCGTGATCGTGGGCTGCGAGCTCGCCAGCATCGCGACGGCGGTCCGCGAGATCCACCTCGAGGATGCAACAGCGGCGTCCGACGACGGGGAGGCCTGGAAGCATGCCTGAGGTCGTGACGCAGGGATCGATGACGATGGTGTGCCGCGTCACGCGCTGGCAGGTCGTGACGCGGCACGCGGAACTGGTCGGCGGGGCGCTCAAGGACGAGGGCCAAGCGCGCGCCGAGGCCGCACTCTACGACCGCTCGAACCCGCACTGCGCGCCGCATCAGGCCGTGCGACTCACCGGAACCGTCGAGGTGCCGTGTGACTGACCTCCTGTTGCACCTGCTGGTCTACGCCTTCGCCGTCGGGCCGAGGCGCGTCGACCGCTGGATGCACGCGCGCTACCTGCGCTCCACGCACGGGGGGTATCGCGCATGACGGGTGAGCTCATCGTGGACAGCTTTGCGGGCGGTGGCGGTGCGTCGCTCGGGATCGAAATGGCGCTGGGGCGATCGCCGGACATCGCGATCAACCACGACGCCGAAGCGATCGCCCTGCATGCGCTGAACCACCCGACGACGCGCCACTACCAGGAGGACGTGTGGCGCGTGGATCCGGCCGAGGCGAGACGCGGCCAGCCGGTGGGGCTCATGTGGCTCTCGCCGGACTGCAAGCATTTCTCCAAGGCCAAAGGCGGGAAGCCGGTGAGCAAGCGGGTGCGCGGCCTCGCGTGGGTCGCCGTGCGGTGGGCGGCGGCCGTCAGGCCGCGCGTGATCATGATGGAGAACGTCGAGGAGTTCCGGGACTGGGGGCCGGTGCTGGTCGAGACCGGGCGACCCTGTCCCGTGCGCAAGGGGCAGACCTTTCGCGCCTTCGTCGGTCGGTTGCGGCGCATCGGCTACGCGGTCGAGTGGCGCGAGCTGCGGGCCTGTGACTACGGCGCGCCGACGCGGCGGAAGCGGCTCTTCCTCGTCGCGCGGCGCGACGGCCAGCCGATCGTGTGGCCCGCGCCGACGCATGGGAAGGGGTGCGCACATCCGTGGCGCACGGCCGCCGAGTGCATCGACTGGTCGATCCCGGTGCCGTCGATCTTCGAGCGCGCGCGCCCGCTCGCTGAGTCGACGCTCCGGCGGATCGCGGCCGGGATGCGGCGGTACGTGCTCGAGACCAGGACGCCGTTCATCGTGCCGCTGACGCACCACGGCGACCGGCGCGTGCATGGTCTGGAGGAGCCCCTCCCGACCGTCACGGGCGCGCACCGCGGCGAGCTCGCACTCGTCGCGCCGACGCTCATCCAGACCGGCTACGGGGAGCGGGCGGGGCAGGCGCCGCGCGCGTTGGATCTCGGTGCGCCGTTAGGCACGGCCGTGGCGGGCGGGGTGAAGCACGCGCTCGTCATGGCGTTCCTCGCGAAGCACCAGAGCGAGCGGCACGCGGGCGAGGTGCAGGCCGCCTCGCTGTTCGATCCCGTGCCGACCGTGAAGACCCGCGACAGCAACGCGCTCGTCACCGCGACGCTCACGCCGCACGACGGCGGGGACCGGCGCGAGCAGGTGCGCGCGTTCCTCGTCGCGTACTACGGGAGTGAGCGGGACGGGCAGGACCTGTTCAGCCCCCTCCGCACGGTGACGAGCAGGGACCGGCTCGGACTTGTGACCGTGCACGGCGCGGACTACGCGATCGCCGACATCGGGATGCGGATGCTCACCCCGCGCGAGCTGTACCGGGCGCAGGGGTTCCCGGACTCCTACCGCATCGATGCGATGCACGACGGGCGCCCCCTCACCAAGACGGCGCAGGTGCGCATGGTTGGCAACAGCGTGTGTCCTCCCGTTGCGGCGGCGATTGTGGCCGCGCAGTTCGACGTCGATGTCGCGAGCCTGCCGTGCCAACCTTTCTCGCGTTCGGTCGCCTGATGCCGCGCATTCGCTCGATCAAGCCGGAGATGTTCTCGGACGAGAAGCTGGCGCCGCTGCCTGTGATCACGCGCTTCGTCTTCGTGGGCCTCATCGCCATGGCCGACGACGCCGGACGGCTGCTCGACAACCTCAAGATCATCGACGCGTTCCTCTTCCCCGAAACGTCGGAGACGGCTCGACGAAGCCTCGACGAACTGTCGTCGAAGGGCCTCATTCGGCGCGGGACGACGGCCTCGGGGCAGAAGATCGTCGAGATCGTGAACTGGCGGAAACATCAGCGGATCGACCGCGCAAATCTCTCGCGCTCGCTCCCGGAGATCGTGACAGAAGCTCAAGCCATGCCGTCACTTACGGAGATTCGACGAAGCTTCGACGAATCGTCGTCGAACGATCGGCGAAACGTCGACGAGGCATTCGACGAAGCCTCGTCGACTGATAGGGAGGGGGAGGGGGAGAGGGAGAGGGAGAGGGAGAAGGAGAAGGAGCAGGAGCAGGAGCAACAGCCGCGCGCGGGCGCGCGCGTGATGGCGGCTGCTGCGGCTGCCCCACCGTCAACGCACGAGCAGCTGACTGCCGATGCGCTGACGCTGACAATCGCCGCCAACCAGGCGATCGCCGTGCGTTTCGGCGAGCAGCCCTCGCCGATCATCGCGACGCACGGTACGTCGCACGCGGTGGCGACGGCGCTGCGAGCGGCGGGCATCCCGGCCGCCTTCGGCGCTGACGTCATCGCGGACGTCGTGGCGCGGACGCAGTTCAAGCGCCCCCCGCGCTCGCTGGGGTACTTCCGCGCGGCGATCGAGGAGGCGTGGGACGCGCAGCAGGCGCATGCCCAGGCGCGCTCGGCGGCGCGCGAGACGAGTGGGGCGCCGAACGTCAGAACCGCCGTGGGCGAGTACGCCCCGGACGTGATCCGCCGGCGGGCCGAGTGGTGGGAGCGGCTGTGCTTCGACCGGGGCTGGAACCACGAGTCGTCGCTCGCACGTGAGGGGCTGCTGTACTCGCTCGAGGCGTGCGGCGACGTCCGCGATCGTGCCGGGTTCCTCGCCGAGTGGCAGGTCCTCAAGCCGCACGTCGACGCGGACCTGTACCGCGAGCGCACCCGGGGCGCCGTCGTCGCGTTCTTCGCCGAGGTGCTCGCGGCGGCCGTGCCGCCCGGCGCGGGCCCCGCGGCCGCATCGGCGCCCGCGCGCGTGGCGGCGGAGGCCGCGTCATGACGGCGCCCGCGCGTCCGCGCCACGACCGGCGCCCGCCGCACGACGAGACGGCGGAGCAAGCCGTGCTCAGCGCCATGATGCTCGACCGCGCCGCCATCGCGGTGGCGCGCGAGCAGCTGATCCCCGAATGCTTCTACCGCGAGGCGCATCGCCGCGTGTACCAGGCGATCCTCGCGCTCGAGGAGCGCGGGGCGGCGCCGGATCCGGTGTCGCTCGCCGACGAGCTGCGCCGCCGCGAGGAACTCCACGCCGTGGGCGGCGTCGACTACGTCGCCCAGCTGCTGGACGCGGTCCCCACGGCGGCCAACATCGCGCATCACGCCGCGATCGTGCGGCAGCACGCGCAGCGCCGACTGGTCATCGCGCAGGCGCAGGCCGCGATCGAGGCGCTCTACCAGGGACTCGACCCGGCCACGGTGGCGAAGGCGCTCTCGGCGGACGTGCTCCCCATGGCCGTCGACGACGCGGCAGGCCTGGGCTACCAGCGCATCGACCCGTTCGCGGTGCTGGACGAGATCGAGGCCCGGATGCGCGGCGACGCGCTGGCGTATCCGAGCGGCATCGCGCCGGTCGACGCGCAGACGCACGGCTTCCGCCCGGGCGAGCTCATAATCCTCGGTGGCGTGCCGAAGGCCGGGAAGAGCCTGGTGGCGCACAACCTCGCGGCCCACGCGGCGTCGTTAGGGCATCCGGTGGGGATCGTGTCGGCCGAGATGAGCGCCGCGCAGGTGACGGAGCGGCTCCTCAGCGCGCTCTCCGGGGTGCCGCTGCATGTCTCGGCGAGCGGCCGCTTGCAGGCGTGGCAGATCGAGAAGTTGACGACGGCGGCGGCGCGCCTGGCGAAGCTCCCGCTGTACATCGACGACGCGGCCTCGCCGTCGCTGGACGATGTGCTGGCGCGCGCCGTGGCGCTCAAGGCGCAGCATTCCCGGCTCGGCGTGATCGTCGTCGACTTCCTGCAGCTGGTGCGCTTCCCGCTCAAGGGGCGGCGCGGGGACGAGGAGCTGACGTCGATCGCGTACGCCCTCAAGGGGCTGGCGAAGCGGACGAAGACGGCGGTCGTGGCGCCGGCGCAGCTGAACTACAAGGACATCGAGAAGCGCCCGGACAAGCGTCCGCAGCTGCAAGACCTCGCGGGCTCGTCGGGCATGCTGCAGGCGGCGGATTTCGTGGCGCTGCTGTATCGCGAGGCGATGTACTGGAAGGATCGGCCGGACATCCTGGAGCTGGACTTCCGCGCCTGCCGGCGGACGGCGCCGTTCGCGGTGAGTGTGTGGTGGAACGGGGGCACGATGTCGCTCACGGCACAGGGCACGGCGGGTGAGGCGGCGCCCGCGCAGCACGCGTTGGGCTTCTGACACTTACGGGGGAGACGATGACGGAGAGGATGACGGAGACAACGACGGCGGGCGCGCCGCTGTACTGGCGCTGCTACACCCACGACTGGCGCCCGCCCGTGCAGGGCGGCGATCCCGTGTGCACCGGCGCGCTGCCCGTGACGCTGCCGCCGGTGCGGCTGGACCGGAGCGACGCCGACTGCGCGCCGGGCTATCACGCGTGCCTCCGGCCCGGCGCCGCGCTCCGGCTCGGCGGACTGTGGCCCGACGGGCGGCCGTCGCGGCTCGTGGCCTGCACGCTCAGCGCGGACGCGGTGACGCGCGGGGACAAGACGCGTGCCTCGGGGCTCACGATCGTGCGGGAGGCGACGGCGGACGAGTGGCAGGCGGCGCTCGGGGACCTGCACGCGCCGTTTGGGGCGCACGCGGAGGCGCTGGTCGGCGAGGTCGAGGCGTGGCGCACGGCGCTGGCGCGGCCTCGGCGCGATGAGGCGGCGGTGGCGCAGCACCTGCGGGTCGCCCTCGCGGCGCGCGGGCTGGCGGGGTGGAGACTCCAGCGCTGCGATACCGCGTCGGACGCGAGGGCCGCGTCGGACGCGAGGGCCGCGTCGGACGCGTGGGACGCGTGGGACGCGAGGGCCGCGTCGGACGCGTGGGACGCGTGGGACGCGTGGGCCGCGTCGGACGCGTGGGACGCGAGGGCCGNGGGCCGCGTCGGACGCGTGGGACGCGAGGGCCGCGTGGGACGCGTGGGACGCGAGGGCCGCGCTCGTGCTCTGGACCGCCGTGCGGTGCTACGGGCTCACGGGCTACGACGCGGCGCACCTGACGGCGGGACTGCGGGACGCGTACGCGTGCGGCCTGGGCGTGGCGGTGCCGGTGGCGGAGGGGGTCCTGGGGTGGGCGATGGACGACGAACCGGAGGTGCGCGATGACGCCTGACGAGCGGGCCGCACGCCTGCACCTGACGGACGCCGCCGAGTCGTTGCGCGTGGCGAGCGAGCGGCTGTGCGATTGGCTGGAGGCGACGGGGCAGGACGTGGCGGGAAACGGCCACGTGGCGAGTGCGGACGAGGCAGCGGGATCATTCCGTGAAGCGCCGACCGCGCCTGTCTCGTCGTCGCCGCCCCCGATCCCGCTGGGCGCGGTGGTCGGGTACCATGAGTGGACCGGCGACGCATGGGCGCATCGCCTCGTCCACGCGCCCAATGGCGAGGCAAGGTGCGTGAGTCCAGACGACGACCTCCATTTCGCCCTCACCGCCCTCTACCACGCGCGGCGGGAGGCGGAGGAGGCTGTTGCCGCCGCGCTGGCCGCGCACGAGGAGACGCGGGACTGGCGCACGCGCCTCGAATGGGCGCGCGACGCCGTGCAAAGCATCGACAGCGTGCTCGGCGACGCGAAGCTCCCGAACGTGGCGGAACACGGCGGAGACCTCGTCGTCCATGTGCGCGGCGTTGTGGAGACGTTGCGGGACGCCGAGCGCGAGCGCGACGAGGCGCGGCGGGAGCTGGCGGAGAAGGAACAGCAGATGGCCGATGCGCTTGCACCGTTCGGCTACGAGTTCATGGACCCACCGGACGGCGGCGATGTGCCGTTCGGCGTGCAGATAGCGCGCATGGGGTCCGCGCTGGTGGAGGCGCGGCGGGAGCTGGCGGCTGAACGCACGCCGCGAACCGAGACGCCAGACGTGGACACGCAGCGATTCATCGTCGCCGAGTGGTTGCGCGGCGGCGGCGTCCCCGATGCGAAGTTGACCCCGTCGCTCTGGTGGTGCGCGCAACGCGGCGGGCTGACGTTTGCCCCGCCGAGTGCAAACCCCCTGGGCTTCGTGGGCGGCCGCGCGGGCGGCGATAGCACGGGGACGCCGTGGAACGCGGCGGGGCTAGGCGTTCGAGCGCCGAACAGCGAGGGGGCGACCATGCCCTCGCCCGCCCCTGCGTCCGCGCCGCGCCGGTGGTGGGTCGCGCTGGCGATGGACGGCACGCCGCTGGCCGTGATGTCGCACGTCCCGACGCCAGAGGAATGGCAGCCGATGTGGCAGCGCGTCGTCCCCGTCCTCGAGGCGCGGGTGACGCGGGAGATGGTGGACAGGGTGGAGGGCATCGTGCGCACGGCCCGTGGGACCAACCGCACGTCTGAGCATTGGGCGTATGAGATCGTTCGCGCGCTCGGCCTGACGGTGGAGGAGTGATGCGCGAGACCTACCAGCTATCCCTGCTTGGCGATCCGCCGCAGAAGGGCAAGCCGTATCGCCCGACGTTCTGGCAATTCCGCTGGGCGGGCATCCCGTGGCCAGCGACGGACGAGGAACAGCGCCAGATGCGGCTAATGCAAGCGGACACGCAACCGACCACGGTGGAGGACGACCATGCCTAACGCGGAGGGGAGGATGGAGGAGACGGTGACCCACCACGTTATGCTGCGCGTCTGGATCGGCTCAGGCGACGGCCCCGACTACGCACGCCGCGCGCTCGCCGCGCAGGAGGGCACGCGATGAAGGCGCTCAGCGTGCAACAGCCGTGGGCGTGGCTCATCGTCAACGGCCACAAGGACATCGAGAACAGAGACTGGTGGACAAAGAGACGCGGGGAGCGTGTGCTGATCCACGCGGGCAGGAAGTTCGACGACGAGGGCCTCGCGTGGGTGCGGCAGCAGTTCCCGCACATCGCGTTGCCCCCGACGTTCGAGAGCGGCGGCATCGTCGGCGAAGTGACAGTGACCGGATGTGTCACGCAGTCCGCGTCGCCGTGGTTCGTGGGACGCTATGGGTTCACGCTGGCCAATGCGACACCCGTGCCGTTCTACCCCGTGCGCGGGCAACTCGGCTTTTTCGACGTGCCAGAGTACAGGCAGGAGGGCACGCGATGAAACAGGGACTGGTCGCGCTCCGCGAGCGCGAGTGGGCAGAGGCCGTGCTCCGGCGCGAGTCCGCTGAGCGGTACGAGCACGAGCGCCGCGCCCTGCTGGTGCGGGCGTGCAGGGAGGCGCGCGAGGCGCAGGGGATCGGGCTGCGCGACATGGGACGGCGGATCGGCTGTTCGGCGTCGATGCTCAGCAACATCGAGCGGTCGCGGCGGTGGAGCGAGTGGATCGTGACGGCGTACATCAGCGAGGTGGCAGCCACGGAGGGCACGCGATGAGTACGGATTTTCGACCAGAGACGCCCGAGATCAAGGAGGACGGCGTGACGTACGTGCGAGCCAGCGACGGCTCGTGCTGGTGCGTGCGTAACGATTACGCAGGGTTCGTGGTGCCTCTGAATCGACAGACGAGCCGGCGGCTGGAGCGGAAATGGCACAAGATGCTAATCCAACAGGAGGGGACGCGATGACGACGCCATTCGGCGGCTTCGTGCTGACGGGGTGGGTCTGCCCGCAGTGCGGGGCAGTCAACAGCCCCTCGGTGCCGCAGTGCCCGTGCGTGCGCGCGCGCCAGCAGCACGTGACGGCGACGGGCACGACGCGGTGCAACCACTGCTTCCTCCACGACGCGGGCGAGACGCGCTGCGTCCTCTGTGGCCAGCGCGAGGAGGGCACGCGATGAGCGAGACGGTGGCGCGATACGGGTTCGTGTTCGACAGGGAGAGTGAGAACTTCATGCTCATTGAGCAGCACAGCGGGAAGTACGTGCTCTACACCGACTACGCCGCCCTCGCGCAACAGCTCGCGGACGTGGCGTACCTGGAGGCGTGGGCACAGGGCCACCCGGATCGCGAACTGTCGCGCTGGGGGTTGGGCGTGTGCGTGCGCGACGAGCGAGACGCGATGTACAAGGCCGACTCCCTCCCCGCCCTCGGCGCCCTGCTGCGGCAGCGGGAGGTGGGGCGATGACGAGCGACGCACTGCTGGAACGGCTATGGCAGGC
Proteins encoded in this region:
- a CDS encoding DNA methyltransferase, with amino-acid sequence MTGELIVDSFAGGGGASLGIEMALGRSPDIAINHDAEAIALHALNHPTTRHYQEDVWRVDPAEARRGQPVGLMWLSPDCKHFSKAKGGKPVSKRVRGLAWVAVRWAAAVRPRVIMMENVEEFRDWGPVLVETGRPCPVRKGQTFRAFVGRLRRIGYAVEWRELRACDYGAPTRRKRLFLVARRDGQPIVWPAPTHGKGCAHPWRTAAECIDWSIPVPSIFERARPLAESTLRRIAAGMRRYVLETRTPFIVPLTHHGDRRVHGLEEPLPTVTGAHRGELALVAPTLIQTGYGERAGQAPRALDLGAPLGTAVAGGVKHALVMAFLAKHQSERHAGEVQAASLFDPVPTVKTRDSNALVTATLTPHDGGDRREQVRAFLVAYYGSERDGQDLFSPLRTVTSRDRLGLVTVHGADYAIADIGMRMLTPRELYRAQGFPDSYRIDAMHDGRPLTKTAQVRMVGNSVCPPVAAAIVAAQFDVDVASLPCQPFSRSVA